In one window of Opitutus sp. GAS368 DNA:
- a CDS encoding LacI family DNA-binding transcriptional regulator yields MRPKKKISQTLLAKELGVSQALVSLALNGRSVGINPDTYKRIWERAIALGYLPKGMRVESTPDSARIRQIGYILRAPLRLYIPSTYFGHVQHGLHQELEAHGHRLVFLGAEDELTPEKLRSFLHPSNHLGGVVVLGEVARPFMDGLCKLTRRIVAVSARYQGLCHSVLGNEPEALTEIVRHLFNLGHQRIGWLGGNAALGRHDARLTALKAALQPLGLALDPRYSIVLKQADRAEGAEAIHAMLKHARRKDFPTAFVTYNTQMAMGASLGLQREGWKVPGDISLASADVSRLSIEGALRITGAGTSPDKLGEAAARLVMGEGVAAEGFTDLVLPAPLVVGNSTGPAR; encoded by the coding sequence GTGCGACCCAAGAAGAAGATCTCCCAGACCTTGCTCGCCAAGGAACTCGGCGTGTCGCAGGCCCTCGTCTCCCTCGCCCTCAACGGTCGCAGCGTCGGCATCAATCCCGACACCTACAAGCGGATCTGGGAGCGGGCCATCGCCCTGGGCTACCTGCCGAAGGGCATGCGCGTGGAGTCGACGCCCGACTCGGCGCGCATCCGCCAGATCGGCTACATCCTGCGCGCCCCGTTGCGGCTCTACATTCCGAGCACCTATTTCGGCCACGTGCAGCATGGCCTGCACCAGGAACTGGAGGCCCACGGCCACCGGCTGGTTTTCCTCGGCGCCGAGGATGAATTGACGCCCGAGAAACTGCGCTCGTTCCTCCACCCGAGCAACCACCTCGGCGGGGTCGTCGTGCTGGGCGAGGTGGCCCGCCCGTTCATGGACGGCTTGTGCAAGCTCACCCGGCGCATCGTCGCCGTGTCCGCGCGCTACCAGGGCCTCTGCCACTCCGTGCTGGGCAACGAGCCCGAGGCGCTCACCGAGATCGTCCGCCATCTCTTCAACCTCGGCCACCAGCGGATCGGCTGGCTCGGGGGCAACGCCGCCCTCGGCCGCCACGACGCGCGCCTCACCGCCCTCAAGGCCGCGCTCCAGCCGCTCGGCCTGGCCCTCGACCCGCGCTACAGCATCGTGCTGAAGCAGGCGGATCGCGCCGAGGGGGCCGAGGCCATCCACGCGATGCTGAAGCATGCACGCCGGAAGGATTTCCCCACCGCCTTCGTCACCTACAACACCCAGATGGCCATGGGCGCCTCCCTCGGCCTGCAGCGCGAGGGTTGGAAGGTGCCGGGCGACATCAGCCTGGCCTCGGCCGACGTCTCGCGTCTCAGCATCGAGGGCGCCCTGCGCATCACCGGCGCCGGCACCAGCCCGGACAAGCTGGGCGAGGCCGCGGCCCGCCTCGTCATGGGCGAAGGCGTGGCCGCCGAGGGCTTTACCGACCTGGTGCTGCCCGCCCCGCTCGTGGTGGGCAACTCGACCGGCCCGGCGCGCTAG
- a CDS encoding hydroxyacid dehydrogenase, whose translation MPRPASLLAALCVQEIAEFLPEPLWGRLRALPGRFAHVDPASLSAAEFHRLLAAANPEVLVTCWKTPPLPERLPPNLRYVCHLAGSVKKLVTREQVAAGLIVSNWGGSISRIVAEWALFHILSCLRRATHWTLVMHREGGWKNGSAETASLYGRRVGLHGFGLVSRELLKLLAPFGCTVSAFAPDLDAATEARYGIKHATSLEDLFANNDIIVELAPLIPATTGSVTEKHLRLIPPGGVFVNVGRGAVVDEPGLVRVAQEGRISMGLDVFAVEPLPIDSGLRGLANVTLTPHLAGPTTDRRRDAGAFALENIQAYAEDRPLRAVITPTVYDNST comes from the coding sequence ATGCCGCGCCCCGCTTCACTTCTCGCCGCCCTCTGCGTCCAGGAAATTGCCGAGTTCCTGCCGGAGCCGCTTTGGGGCCGGTTGCGCGCCCTGCCCGGGCGCTTCGCGCATGTCGACCCGGCCAGCCTGTCCGCCGCGGAGTTTCACCGCCTCCTCGCCGCCGCCAACCCGGAGGTGCTGGTCACCTGCTGGAAGACGCCGCCGTTGCCGGAGCGCCTGCCGCCCAATCTCCGCTACGTCTGCCATCTCGCGGGCTCGGTCAAGAAGCTCGTCACGCGCGAGCAAGTCGCTGCCGGCCTGATCGTCTCCAACTGGGGCGGCTCCATCAGCCGCATCGTCGCCGAGTGGGCGCTGTTCCACATCCTCTCCTGCCTGCGCCGCGCCACCCATTGGACGCTCGTCATGCACCGCGAGGGCGGCTGGAAAAACGGCAGCGCGGAAACCGCCTCGCTCTACGGCCGGCGTGTCGGCCTGCACGGTTTCGGCCTCGTCTCGCGCGAGCTCCTCAAGCTCCTCGCGCCCTTCGGCTGCACCGTCTCGGCCTTTGCCCCCGACCTCGACGCGGCCACCGAGGCGCGCTACGGCATCAAGCACGCCACGTCGCTGGAGGATCTGTTCGCCAACAACGACATCATCGTCGAACTCGCCCCGCTCATCCCGGCGACCACCGGCAGCGTGACCGAGAAGCACCTGCGCCTGATCCCGCCGGGCGGCGTCTTCGTCAACGTCGGCCGCGGCGCCGTCGTCGACGAACCGGGCCTGGTGCGCGTCGCGCAGGAGGGCCGCATCAGCATGGGCCTCGATGTCTTCGCCGTCGAGCCGTTGCCGATCGATTCCGGCCTGCGCGGCCTGGCCAACGTCACGCTCACCCCGCATCTCGCCGGCCCCACCACCGACCGGCGGCGCGACGCGGGCGCGTTCGCATTGGAAAATATCCAGGCTTACGCCGAGGACCGGCCGTTGCGGGCCGTCATCACCCCGACGGTCTACGACAACTCCACGTGA